The following proteins come from a genomic window of Limosilactobacillus reuteri:
- a CDS encoding beta-1,6-galactofuranosyltransferase produces the protein MVNYVISLKDSAKNVAGPKANNDNIKFLKELGFKNYWLKFATNTGFKSRLQKLWLAHYTIPTFFKQHSNINNIILQYPLYSTYLMEQVVNSIRKYTDAKIYFIIHDVESIRLFINQPQYYKAELSFLNKADGIVGHNQKMNTWLKEHGVMTKLISLDIFDYDNPAKLIETREYKGTICYAGNLKKAEFLQKVNLQHKLEIFGPNPAKQYPNNVEYEGQYTPEDLPVHLTANFGLVWDGTSIKGCNGVFGEYMRYNNPHKTSLYLSSGIPVIIWKKAALAEFVEKNQLGLTIDSLDELDSLLDDLTNDQYQKIHQNVRNVAEKMRNGFYVKKAVKQLIPVEEQ, from the coding sequence ATGGTAAATTATGTGATTTCTTTAAAGGATTCTGCTAAAAATGTGGCAGGGCCTAAAGCAAATAATGATAATATTAAGTTTTTAAAAGAATTAGGTTTTAAAAACTACTGGTTGAAATTTGCAACTAATACTGGTTTTAAATCACGATTGCAAAAATTATGGTTAGCACATTATACAATTCCAACTTTTTTTAAACAACATTCGAATATTAATAATATTATTTTACAATACCCCTTATATTCCACCTATTTAATGGAACAAGTAGTAAATAGTATTCGTAAATATACTGATGCTAAGATATACTTTATTATTCATGATGTTGAATCAATTCGATTATTTATTAATCAACCACAATATTATAAAGCTGAACTTTCTTTTTTAAATAAAGCGGATGGAATTGTCGGCCATAATCAAAAAATGAATACATGGTTAAAGGAGCATGGCGTTATGACTAAACTTATTAGTTTAGATATTTTTGATTATGATAACCCTGCTAAATTAATTGAGACTCGAGAATATAAAGGAACTATTTGCTATGCCGGAAACCTAAAGAAGGCTGAATTTTTACAAAAGGTCAATCTACAGCATAAATTAGAAATATTTGGTCCTAATCCTGCAAAACAATATCCTAATAATGTAGAGTATGAGGGACAATATACACCTGAGGATTTGCCAGTACATTTAACAGCTAATTTTGGACTTGTATGGGATGGTACAAGCATTAAAGGATGTAATGGAGTTTTTGGTGAATATATGAGATATAATAATCCTCATAAAACTTCACTGTACTTGAGTTCAGGAATTCCAGTAATTATATGGAAAAAAGCAGCTCTTGCTGAGTTTGTTGAAAAAAATCAATTAGGATTGACAATAGATAGTCTTGATGAGCTAGACTCATTACTAGATGACTTAACTAATGATCAATACCAAAA
- a CDS encoding sugar transferase has translation MTNYVISWHDSANHGGSKAKQDVEFFLQNEGAKIIDTPSGKINKILFTYLKFPQEIKNIKNSTIVFQFPSGKPFLRRKMLDSIRKSSNKLIILIHDIECLRLNHEDGREKENQEELNQLKNCDGIISHNASMTKWLRQQGITVPIVNLEIFDYDNPQPINLSTPYEGSICFAGNLAKSSFLNQLKLDHKMVLFGSNPAESYHHNLFYKGIFSPNELPKRLTQNFGLVWDGPDVTSCTGPYGEYMQYNDPHKVSLYLSSGLPVIIWKKAALADFIEQNKLGIVIDNLNNLDNVLDRLSKNDYQKMKYNVDKISSGLRQGIYIKNAMTKILRIINKGEK, from the coding sequence ATGACAAATTATGTGATTTCATGGCATGATTCTGCAAATCATGGAGGAAGTAAAGCTAAACAGGATGTGGAATTCTTTCTTCAAAACGAAGGGGCAAAAATAATTGATACTCCTAGTGGAAAAATAAATAAAATATTATTTACCTATTTAAAATTTCCGCAAGAGATAAAAAACATTAAAAATAGTACTATTGTTTTTCAATTTCCATCTGGGAAACCGTTTTTGCGGAGGAAAATGTTAGATTCTATTAGAAAGAGTTCGAATAAACTAATTATTTTAATTCATGATATTGAATGTTTACGCTTAAATCATGAAGATGGACGTGAAAAAGAAAATCAAGAGGAACTTAACCAACTTAAAAATTGTGATGGTATTATTTCTCACAATGCATCGATGACAAAATGGCTTCGACAACAGGGCATAACGGTACCAATTGTTAATCTTGAAATCTTTGATTATGATAACCCTCAGCCAATTAATTTATCTACTCCGTATGAAGGTTCTATTTGTTTTGCTGGTAATCTTGCAAAATCAAGTTTTTTAAATCAATTAAAATTAGATCATAAAATGGTTTTATTTGGTAGCAATCCTGCTGAATCCTATCATCATAATCTTTTTTATAAAGGCATATTCTCACCAAATGAATTACCAAAAAGACTGACACAAAACTTTGGCTTAGTTTGGGATGGTCCAGATGTAACTTCATGTACAGGTCCTTATGGAGAATATATGCAATATAATGATCCGCATAAGGTATCCTTATATTTAAGTAGTGGGTTACCAGTAATCATATGGAAGAAAGCTGCCTTAGCTGATTTCATAGAGCAAAATAAATTAGGAATTGTAATTGATAATCTTAATAATTTAGATAATGTACTAGATAGATTATCAAAAAATGATTATCAAAAAATGAAATATAATGTAGATAAAATTAGTTCTGGACTAAGACAGGGCATCTATATTAAAAATGCAATGACTAAAATACTGCGAATAATCAACAAAGGTGAAAAATAA
- a CDS encoding acyltransferase — protein MTKKKNSRLFYIDLLNCIAIFGVLVQHTAQIAHVGVSTQTITIIGNVIQTIFLPAVGIFFMNSGAMLLNYRERQNTSHFFKRRLLRVALPFLIWSIFYYIYGYYQYAFPGIFHHTTFGLRDFTEAFVDNKINSLFWFFYIIIQLYVATPVFAILAKKHKDILCYVAVIAFISADVYSYIDHTLHLNLMKSMLTQPLLASSWIQYFIFGYLIKEDYFSRKVENGMIIFGMFTFILDIVNDLTINNYNLLQNISDFPYAVAIYLIIKRCADRYKNNEHVTILMEKLASTSLGIYILHPLFIAGFDWLFFSRSAAHFDSYMQVLKNPVHIFVLPILIYIILVPIILSLKRISFMKYILP, from the coding sequence ATGACAAAAAAGAAAAACAGCAGGTTGTTTTATATTGATTTACTAAATTGCATTGCTATTTTTGGTGTTTTGGTGCAGCATACGGCTCAGATTGCACATGTTGGTGTTTCAACTCAAACGATCACTATTATTGGTAACGTTATCCAAACAATTTTTCTTCCTGCTGTAGGGATATTTTTTATGAATTCTGGTGCGATGTTGCTGAATTATCGGGAACGCCAAAATACTTCACATTTTTTTAAGAGACGTTTACTACGAGTAGCTCTTCCATTTCTTATTTGGAGTATCTTTTATTATATTTATGGTTATTACCAATATGCTTTTCCGGGTATATTTCACCATACTACTTTTGGATTACGTGATTTTACTGAAGCTTTTGTTGATAATAAAATTAATAGTCTTTTCTGGTTTTTTTATATAATAATTCAATTGTATGTTGCCACTCCTGTATTCGCCATTTTGGCTAAAAAGCATAAAGATATTCTTTGTTATGTTGCAGTTATTGCATTTATTAGTGCCGATGTTTATTCTTACATTGATCATACACTTCACTTAAATTTAATGAAAAGTATGCTTACTCAACCTTTACTAGCCTCGTCGTGGATTCAATATTTTATATTTGGTTATTTGATAAAGGAAGATTATTTTTCAAGAAAAGTAGAAAACGGAATGATTATTTTTGGAATGTTTACTTTTATCCTGGATATTGTTAATGATTTAACTATCAACAACTATAATTTACTTCAAAATATTAGTGATTTTCCTTATGCTGTTGCAATTTATCTCATTATAAAACGATGTGCGGATAGATATAAGAACAATGAACATGTTACAATTTTAATGGAAAAACTGGCTTCGACTAGTCTGGGAATTTATATTTTACATCCTCTTTTTATTGCTGGTTTTGATTGGTTATTTTTTAGTCGATCAGCAGCTCATTTTGATTCCTATATGCAAGTCTTAAAAAATCCAGTTCATATTTTCGTTTTACCGATTTTAATTTATATAATTTTAGTACCAATAATTTTGAGTTTAAAGAGAATTTCATTTATGAAATACATATTACCTTAA
- a CDS encoding flippase encodes MKVIKNYLYNAGYQILIMFAPLITTPYVARVLGAHNTGVNEYTNSWVTFFYLVGQLGITLYGNREIAYNHNDFYKRSKTFWEIELLQTCTMSLTLITYLSAVVLFSTTYKKYFLLQTLWILATAFDVSWFFMGMEDFKKTVMRNTLVKLITISLIFIVVRNGNDLWKYILLLGLAQLGGNLTLWPYLKQMVCRVPLKDLHPFKHFYPAFLLFIPTITTQVYLVVNRLMLGHMATPSDLGNFTYADRLVKLLLALATATGSVMLPNVAKKFADNDIKGVRESLYDSFDFVTAIAVPMMFGLVAIANKFAPWFLGNQYLATGKIMIIESPIIVLIAWSTVTGNQYLMPVNRVKEYTTSVTVGAVLNIIANLFLIHFFAANGAAMATVISEFAVTAMQLFFIRNTIKRRKLFAATWRYFFCGIVMCAVVYRFNQMMTMNIVNLTVQILMGIVIYLVALFIVKAPVIDQARVLIRKINN; translated from the coding sequence ATGAAGGTCATCAAAAACTATTTATATAATGCAGGATATCAAATACTAATAATGTTTGCTCCGCTAATAACCACACCTTACGTTGCACGAGTGTTAGGTGCACATAATACAGGGGTTAATGAATACACTAATAGTTGGGTAACATTTTTTTATTTAGTTGGTCAATTAGGAATTACATTATATGGGAATCGAGAGATTGCTTATAATCACAACGATTTTTATAAACGTTCTAAGACGTTCTGGGAGATTGAATTACTTCAAACATGTACAATGTCTCTTACGCTAATTACTTATTTATCAGCAGTGGTCCTCTTTAGTACCACATATAAAAAGTATTTTTTACTTCAAACATTATGGATTCTTGCAACGGCTTTCGATGTTTCTTGGTTTTTCATGGGAATGGAAGATTTTAAGAAAACAGTAATGCGTAATACATTAGTTAAGTTAATAACAATAAGTTTGATTTTTATTGTTGTAAGAAATGGTAATGATTTGTGGAAGTACATTTTGTTATTAGGATTAGCACAACTTGGCGGGAATTTAACGCTCTGGCCTTATCTAAAACAAATGGTATGTCGAGTTCCATTAAAAGACTTGCATCCTTTTAAGCATTTTTATCCTGCATTCTTACTTTTTATTCCCACTATAACTACGCAGGTTTACCTTGTTGTTAACCGTTTAATGTTGGGACATATGGCTACACCTTCAGACTTAGGAAATTTTACTTATGCCGATCGATTAGTTAAATTACTATTAGCTTTAGCAACAGCAACTGGTTCTGTAATGTTACCAAATGTTGCTAAAAAGTTTGCAGACAATGATATAAAAGGCGTACGCGAAAGTTTATATGATTCTTTTGACTTTGTAACTGCAATTGCTGTTCCAATGATGTTTGGTTTAGTAGCAATTGCAAATAAATTTGCTCCTTGGTTTTTAGGTAATCAGTACTTAGCTACAGGAAAAATAATGATTATTGAATCCCCTATTATTGTTTTAATTGCTTGGAGTACGGTAACTGGAAATCAGTATTTGATGCCTGTTAATCGCGTTAAAGAATATACTACATCCGTTACAGTAGGGGCTGTATTAAATATAATTGCAAACTTATTTTTAATTCACTTTTTTGCAGCAAATGGTGCAGCAATGGCAACTGTTATTTCAGAGTTTGCAGTTACTGCAATGCAACTTTTCTTTATTCGAAATACGATTAAGAGAAGAAAACTTTTTGCTGCAACTTGGCGCTACTTCTTTTGTGGAATTGTTATGTGTGCAGTAGTCTATCGTTTTAATCAAATGATGACAATGAATATCGTAAATTTGACTGTTCAAATTTTGATGGGAATAGTAATATATTTAGTTGCGTTATTTATAGTAAAGGCTCCTGTAATAGATCAGGCTAGAGTCTTAATAAGAAAAATAAATAATTGA